In Paenibacillus sp. BIC5C1, a genomic segment contains:
- a CDS encoding DUF5054 domain-containing protein translates to MTNRKKVHVVFKTHLDIGFTHLAENVVKQYMEEYVPKAIALSAQLEAEGGREQFIWTTGSWLIRHYLNHATEEGKQAMEQAIRKGHIVWHGLPFTTHTELMDPSLFRYGLSIGLELDKQFGKTTIAAKMTDVPGHTLSMVPLMNEAGIRYMHLGVNPASMRPDVPKLFRWQAADGSEIIVNYADTYGEAVEIEGIDDILLFAHTGDNCGPPSAEEIREQFQHIQERYPDAEIMASSLDAFAVHLDQVRDQLPVVREELGDTWIHGGGTDPLKIARFRQLQRLRDKWLTEGRIDPASAEYKGMSDAMLLVVEHTWGLDVKKWLPDFRNYAKPDFNRAREMNDVDVEDIPAKFQYIGAFAMDEFDSHSSGLFSSETSRRTYSMIESSWAEQRRYLDTAVSCLSEEKQKEARQAFEQLNPVKSVSSGTVSAASHQVYSSGGYQLAFNNNGALIQLTGDNEKNWVDAKQPFGVYAYETFGTEDYDRYFRTYMQNLPVTHPWADADFSKPGFEFVRPLPSHQVYLPIVTDMHKSGNASGDTYWFRLYMPAESYELYGAPKELELVYTFSQAGVVEVTLQWFGKEANRLPEASWFGCGLKVDNPNLWMMDKLGGRISPLNVVKDGNRNLHAVDKGVFYDGTDGQASIEALDSALVAPGQRRLLQFDNSFVSLESGWQFNLHNNIWGTNFPMWYGEDAKFRFRLNTAANRK, encoded by the coding sequence ATGACTAACCGTAAAAAAGTACATGTTGTTTTTAAAACTCACCTGGATATCGGATTTACACACTTGGCGGAAAACGTCGTAAAGCAGTACATGGAAGAGTATGTGCCCAAAGCTATCGCACTGTCCGCACAGTTGGAAGCAGAGGGAGGACGAGAGCAATTCATATGGACCACGGGTTCCTGGCTGATCCGTCATTATCTGAATCATGCGACCGAAGAGGGCAAACAGGCTATGGAACAGGCGATCCGCAAAGGTCATATCGTATGGCATGGATTACCGTTCACGACGCACACCGAGCTGATGGACCCCTCATTATTTCGCTACGGATTGTCCATCGGACTGGAGCTTGATAAACAATTTGGCAAAACGACCATAGCAGCAAAAATGACGGATGTACCCGGGCATACCCTTTCTATGGTGCCTCTGATGAATGAAGCGGGTATCCGGTATATGCATCTTGGGGTTAATCCAGCTTCCATGCGCCCGGATGTCCCTAAACTGTTCAGATGGCAGGCAGCGGATGGCAGTGAGATCATTGTCAATTATGCGGACACCTACGGTGAGGCAGTCGAAATTGAAGGTATCGATGATATCTTGTTGTTTGCCCATACGGGCGACAATTGCGGACCGCCAAGCGCAGAAGAGATTCGTGAACAATTCCAGCATATCCAGGAACGATACCCCGATGCAGAGATTATGGCTTCGTCTCTTGATGCATTTGCGGTGCACCTAGATCAGGTTCGGGACCAATTACCTGTTGTACGTGAAGAGCTCGGGGATACTTGGATTCACGGAGGTGGTACCGACCCGCTTAAAATAGCCCGATTCCGCCAGTTGCAGCGGTTAAGAGACAAGTGGTTGACGGAAGGCCGAATCGATCCGGCAAGCGCTGAATATAAAGGTATGAGTGATGCCATGCTGCTGGTTGTGGAGCATACGTGGGGACTTGATGTGAAGAAATGGCTTCCGGATTTCCGGAATTATGCCAAGCCTGACTTCAACCGGGCGCGGGAAATGAATGACGTGGATGTCGAGGATATTCCTGCCAAATTTCAATATATCGGTGCCTTCGCCATGGATGAGTTCGACAGTCATTCCAGCGGACTATTCTCTTCGGAGACGAGCCGTCGTACCTATTCGATGATAGAGAGCTCTTGGGCGGAACAGCGGAGATATTTGGACACGGCTGTGTCGTGCCTGAGTGAAGAGAAGCAGAAGGAAGCGCGTCAAGCTTTTGAACAACTAAATCCTGTTAAAAGTGTATCTTCCGGTACTGTATCTGCGGCAAGTCATCAAGTTTATAGCAGTGGCGGATACCAGTTGGCCTTCAATAACAATGGTGCACTGATTCAGCTGACAGGTGATAATGAAAAGAATTGGGTTGACGCGAAGCAACCGTTCGGAGTCTATGCCTACGAAACCTTCGGGACGGAGGATTACGACAGGTATTTCCGTACTTATATGCAGAACCTGCCTGTGACCCATCCTTGGGCTGATGCCGATTTCAGCAAACCAGGCTTTGAATTTGTGCGTCCGCTACCAAGCCATCAGGTGTACTTGCCAATCGTGACCGATATGCACAAGTCAGGCAATGCTAGTGGCGATACGTATTGGTTCCGGTTGTACATGCCAGCAGAAAGTTATGAATTGTACGGAGCACCCAAGGAACTGGAACTGGTATATACGTTTTCCCAGGCAGGAGTGGTAGAGGTTACCTTGCAATGGTTTGGCAAAGAAGCGAATCGTCTTCCAGAGGCCAGTTGGTTTGGATGCGGACTTAAGGTGGATAACCCCAATCTGTGGATGATGGACAAGCTTGGAGGACGAATCTCTCCGTTGAATGTTGTAAAAGACGGCAACCGCAATCTGCATGCTGTAGACAAGGGAGTATTCTATGATGGCACAGATGGCCAGGCCTCTATTGAAGCATTGGATTCCGCTTTGGTCGCACCTGGACAGAGAAGACTGCTGCAATTCGACAACTCGTTTGTCTCGCTTGAATCCGGATGGCAGTTTAATCTGCATAACAATATCTGGGGTACCAATTTCCCAATGTGGTACGGGGAGGATGCCAAATTCCGCTTTCGACTAAATACAGCTGCAAACCGCAAATAA
- a CDS encoding ABC transporter substrate-binding protein, which translates to MKRKSNLLIVLVLITTILGGCSASSSNNENEESTVKEPAVTDNSAKEAPMLTKLVDEGKLPALAERLPASKDIMVEEVVEEIGQYGGDWNMPWTGVPDKWGIGQPTEEALFRFNKEGNKVEPNVAKSYEVNDDSTVFTIHLREGMKWSDGVPFTANDVLFYWEHMLTKETFGKKIYDAYYSVDPVTGDRALAEVKKVDDYTFTVTHKYPSVLFLERVAIDNKWFFAPAHFHKTILPEFVGDAKTLEITKQWGYEDPKVFLMETGYTDWLHYQIPTLRAWVPTNDPNGDQFVMERNPYYWKTDKEGKQLPYIDRIVATKIQDPSQKVLGTLAGDYNLVIFDSKDFTVLKENEKKGDYRIIPWTQPAWSSAGVQLNQTTEDPNLRKLFQDIKFREALSIGVDRNQVSEIVTSGLGEPIQASVPEGVMGFQEGWAQQWAEYDPERANQILDELGLNKRDKDNFRMNPDGSELTLTVIESTTDTAPFLELLKKYYEDMGLRTNLKVVDGGTHFDMKYANKIPMTTENISVVNVAFRPDTMVPLRVITPWFGHYGLYSQSGGKEGVKPEGDVAKILEYWEKVKASKTLDEINQYSNEIVKLHQKNQWVIGYAGPTPVLITASNKIHNIPTDLIWSDEYRSLGQGHPAQFFIKQ; encoded by the coding sequence TTGAAAAGGAAAAGCAACTTGTTAATTGTTCTTGTCCTAATCACGACAATACTGGGGGGATGCTCTGCATCTTCGTCTAACAACGAAAATGAGGAATCGACAGTGAAAGAACCTGCTGTTACGGACAACAGTGCCAAAGAAGCCCCGATGCTGACAAAGCTTGTCGATGAAGGTAAATTGCCTGCCCTGGCTGAGCGGCTGCCAGCTTCCAAAGACATTATGGTTGAAGAGGTCGTCGAGGAAATCGGGCAATATGGTGGAGATTGGAACATGCCTTGGACTGGTGTTCCTGATAAGTGGGGAATAGGCCAACCGACAGAGGAAGCGCTGTTTCGTTTCAACAAGGAAGGAAACAAAGTTGAACCAAACGTAGCCAAGAGCTATGAAGTGAATGATGATTCCACCGTGTTCACCATCCATTTGCGAGAAGGCATGAAATGGTCCGACGGTGTTCCTTTCACAGCGAATGATGTTCTCTTTTATTGGGAGCATATGTTGACCAAAGAGACCTTTGGCAAAAAGATCTATGATGCTTATTACTCTGTTGACCCTGTTACCGGGGATAGAGCGTTGGCTGAAGTGAAGAAGGTGGATGACTACACGTTTACCGTAACTCACAAGTATCCAAGTGTGCTCTTCCTGGAACGTGTGGCCATTGATAACAAGTGGTTCTTCGCTCCTGCACACTTTCACAAAACCATCCTTCCTGAGTTCGTAGGGGATGCCAAAACATTGGAGATTACGAAGCAGTGGGGCTATGAAGATCCCAAAGTATTCTTGATGGAAACCGGGTATACGGACTGGCTGCATTACCAGATTCCTACACTCCGAGCATGGGTGCCAACCAATGATCCTAATGGCGATCAGTTTGTCATGGAGCGCAACCCGTACTACTGGAAAACAGACAAAGAAGGCAAACAGCTCCCGTATATTGACCGGATTGTAGCGACAAAGATTCAAGATCCGAGCCAAAAGGTACTTGGAACGCTTGCCGGTGATTACAACCTGGTGATCTTTGATTCCAAAGACTTCACGGTACTGAAAGAGAATGAGAAAAAAGGTGACTACCGGATTATCCCTTGGACACAACCAGCTTGGTCCAGCGCGGGAGTACAGTTAAACCAGACTACGGAAGATCCGAATCTCCGCAAACTTTTCCAGGACATTAAGTTCAGGGAAGCACTCTCCATTGGGGTAGATCGTAACCAGGTGTCTGAGATTGTCACCAGTGGACTGGGAGAACCGATTCAAGCTTCCGTACCCGAAGGCGTAATGGGCTTTCAGGAAGGGTGGGCCCAGCAGTGGGCGGAATACGATCCTGAACGCGCAAACCAAATTCTTGACGAGTTAGGCTTGAACAAGCGGGATAAAGACAACTTCCGTATGAACCCTGATGGTTCCGAGTTGACGCTCACGGTGATTGAGAGCACGACCGATACAGCACCATTCCTTGAATTGCTTAAGAAATACTACGAGGATATGGGGCTGCGAACGAACCTGAAAGTGGTTGACGGAGGCACACATTTTGATATGAAATATGCCAACAAAATTCCGATGACTACCGAGAATATTTCTGTCGTCAACGTAGCTTTCCGACCGGATACAATGGTTCCGCTCCGTGTTATAACACCATGGTTCGGCCATTACGGCCTATACAGCCAATCTGGCGGCAAGGAAGGTGTCAAGCCTGAAGGGGATGTCGCTAAAATCCTTGAGTATTGGGAAAAAGTGAAAGCAAGCAAGACACTGGATGAAATCAATCAGTATAGCAATGAGATCGTGAAACTGCACCAGAAGAATCAGTGGGTAATCGGATATGCGGGACCAACTCCGGTTCTGATTACAGCCTCGAATAAAATTCATAACATCCCTACGGATCTTATCTGGTCCGATGAGTATCGCTCGCTGGGTCAAGGCCATCCGGCACAATTTTTCATCAAGCAATAG
- a CDS encoding ABC transporter permease has translation MFEYILKRILLAIPVVVVISFIVFYIIQLPPGDYVSSYSAKMSASGDIMTQAEMDDMRANLGLDRPIYEQYFVWVKKIILHGDFGFSFNYNKPVMAVIQQYMGLTLVVSLVTMAFHYIIAIPVGIYTAVKQYSAGDYFFSGLSFIGMATPNFLLAIILMFFSYKWFGNPLLGLFSNEYVNAPWSMDKVKDLMQHMVIPVIVIGLSGTADLIRIMRGQMLDELNKPNVITARAKGLSEMQILFKYPTRAALNPIVSTFGWSLSSIFTGATITAIVLNLPIQGPVMHNALLGQDMYLAGTFLLIMALLTVLGTLISDILLAWLDPKIRTEFRGS, from the coding sequence ATGTTTGAATACATTTTAAAACGAATCCTGTTGGCCATTCCTGTTGTTGTTGTGATCTCCTTTATCGTCTTCTACATTATTCAATTGCCACCTGGCGATTACGTATCCTCCTACTCGGCCAAGATGTCCGCTTCCGGCGATATCATGACCCAGGCTGAGATGGATGATATGCGGGCGAATCTGGGGCTCGATCGGCCAATCTATGAACAATATTTCGTTTGGGTAAAGAAAATCATTTTGCATGGCGACTTTGGTTTCTCGTTCAACTACAACAAACCGGTGATGGCGGTGATCCAGCAGTATATGGGACTGACTCTGGTCGTCTCGCTGGTGACAATGGCCTTCCATTATATAATTGCGATTCCGGTTGGGATCTACACGGCGGTAAAGCAGTATTCTGCGGGCGATTATTTCTTTTCCGGCCTGAGCTTTATCGGGATGGCAACGCCCAACTTTTTGTTAGCCATTATTCTCATGTTCTTTTCCTATAAGTGGTTCGGTAATCCATTGCTCGGCTTATTCTCCAACGAATACGTGAATGCGCCGTGGTCCATGGACAAGGTAAAAGACTTAATGCAGCATATGGTGATTCCGGTTATTGTAATCGGGCTTTCGGGAACTGCAGATCTGATTCGGATCATGCGCGGACAAATGCTCGACGAGTTGAACAAACCGAATGTCATTACAGCCCGTGCCAAAGGCTTATCAGAGATGCAAATCCTGTTCAAGTATCCGACACGTGCAGCCTTGAATCCTATTGTGAGTACCTTTGGCTGGTCACTGTCCTCCATCTTTACCGGCGCTACCATTACAGCAATCGTATTGAACCTGCCGATTCAAGGGCCAGTTATGCATAATGCATTGCTCGGTCAAGACATGTATCTTGCTGGAACCTTTTTATTGATCATGGCTTTGCTGACGGTTCTCGGAACACTGATTTCCGATATTTTGCTGGCTTGGCTTGATCCCAAAATACGTACAGAGTTCAGAGGATCCTAA
- a CDS encoding ABC transporter permease, with protein MMRPLPLFKGQRPAAPVTAAPKDTVYSSQWRLIYQKFKKHKLARISMYILGAFYIIALFAQFIAPYGLQSYDSKYVNAPPMGLRFVDADGKFHIKPFVYELKSERDPETLRKMFVPDTEKKHFFKFFVKGEEYKFLGLIPMSTHLFAVDEPGRIFLLGTDGMGRDLFSRIVLGSQISLSIPLVGVGISFILGLIIGGISGYFGGWIDSMIQRIIEIIRSFPTLPLWMALSAAIPPRIPVVTMYLYIVIIFAFIGWTDLARVVRGKFISLKNEDYVIAAKIAGVGDAKIIVKHLLPGFMSYLVVATTLAIPSMILGETAMSFLGLGVRSPATSWGVLLQEAQKIENVALYPWKLIPLAFVILTVLTYNFIGDGLRDAADPYKK; from the coding sequence ATGATGAGACCACTACCGTTATTTAAAGGTCAAAGGCCGGCAGCCCCTGTTACAGCAGCACCCAAAGATACTGTATACAGCTCGCAGTGGCGGCTGATATATCAGAAATTCAAGAAACATAAGTTGGCCCGGATCAGCATGTACATTCTTGGCGCATTTTACATCATCGCACTGTTCGCACAGTTTATCGCTCCGTATGGGCTGCAAAGCTATGACAGCAAATACGTGAATGCTCCGCCAATGGGACTGCGATTTGTCGATGCGGACGGCAAGTTTCACATCAAGCCGTTTGTATATGAATTGAAGAGCGAGCGTGACCCCGAAACATTGCGTAAAATGTTTGTCCCGGATACCGAAAAAAAGCATTTCTTCAAGTTCTTTGTGAAGGGAGAAGAATATAAGTTTCTTGGTCTGATCCCCATGTCGACGCATTTGTTCGCTGTAGATGAGCCAGGGCGGATATTCCTGCTGGGTACGGACGGTATGGGGCGTGACCTGTTCTCCCGGATCGTGCTGGGCAGTCAAATCTCACTAAGCATCCCGCTGGTCGGCGTAGGCATTAGCTTTATTCTGGGTTTGATTATTGGAGGCATCTCCGGTTATTTTGGCGGCTGGATTGATTCCATGATACAGCGCATCATCGAAATCATCCGTTCCTTTCCGACGCTGCCATTGTGGATGGCACTGTCTGCTGCAATTCCGCCACGTATTCCGGTCGTGACCATGTATTTATACATCGTGATCATCTTCGCTTTTATTGGCTGGACCGATCTGGCACGTGTGGTCAGAGGCAAGTTCATTTCGTTGAAGAATGAAGATTATGTAATCGCTGCAAAGATCGCTGGTGTAGGGGACGCAAAGATTATTGTCAAACATCTACTGCCAGGCTTCATGAGTTATTTGGTCGTAGCGACAACCCTGGCGATTCCAAGCATGATTCTGGGTGAGACGGCTATGAGCTTTCTCGGTCTTGGCGTACGTTCGCCGGCAACCAGTTGGGGTGTGCTGCTTCAGGAGGCGCAAAAAATTGAAAATGTGGCCCTTTATCCATGGAAGCTCATTCCGCTCGCTTTTGTCATTCTGACTGTATTGACCTATAACTTCATCGGCGATGGCTTGCGCGACGCGGCTGATCCGTACAAAAAATAA
- a CDS encoding ABC transporter ATP-binding protein, producing MATQAVDKEQPLLSVQDLKIRIQMENGVMNAVDGVDFNIYKGKTLGLVGESGCGKSLTSRSIISINPKECETSGTITYNSDSESNLHGLNLLSLKPTGKQIRSIRGRKISMIFQEPMTAFSPMYTIGNQIMEAIRIHQTRNKKEAKKIALEMLSKVGISDQAKRFDQYPHEFSGGMRQRAMISMALSCNPEILIADEPTTALDVTIQAQVLELMKSLQAEFGMAILLVTHDLGIIAEMCDEVAVMYLGRIVEQAPMREIFNNPKHPYTKGLLKSMPRLGGNKSKRLDSIEGSVPMPVNMPPMCGFYDRCKDRIEGVCNQQAVPKTAISDQHMVRCFLYADQREGEA from the coding sequence ATGGCAACTCAAGCTGTTGATAAGGAGCAACCTTTACTGTCCGTTCAAGACCTGAAGATTCGGATTCAGATGGAAAATGGCGTCATGAATGCCGTGGATGGAGTCGACTTCAATATATACAAAGGCAAAACCCTTGGGCTTGTGGGGGAATCGGGCTGCGGCAAAAGCCTGACAAGTCGGTCGATTATCAGCATCAATCCCAAGGAATGTGAAACGAGTGGAACAATCACTTACAATTCCGACTCGGAATCGAATCTCCATGGTCTGAATCTTTTGTCTCTTAAGCCGACAGGCAAGCAGATCCGCTCTATCCGTGGCCGCAAAATCTCGATGATCTTTCAGGAGCCGATGACGGCCTTCTCACCGATGTATACCATCGGGAATCAAATCATGGAAGCGATCCGAATTCATCAGACGAGGAATAAGAAAGAGGCCAAAAAAATCGCGTTAGAGATGCTAAGCAAAGTCGGGATTTCCGATCAGGCCAAGCGTTTCGATCAATATCCGCATGAATTCTCGGGAGGTATGCGTCAGCGGGCGATGATCTCCATGGCATTGTCCTGTAACCCCGAAATTCTGATTGCGGATGAGCCTACGACAGCGCTCGATGTGACCATTCAGGCTCAGGTATTGGAACTTATGAAAAGCCTGCAGGCGGAGTTTGGCATGGCCATTCTGCTGGTGACCCATGATCTGGGTATTATTGCGGAGATGTGTGATGAGGTTGCGGTGATGTACCTTGGAAGAATTGTTGAGCAGGCACCGATGAGGGAAATCTTCAACAATCCGAAACATCCCTACACGAAAGGGTTACTTAAATCAATGCCCAGGCTGGGAGGGAATAAAAGTAAACGGCTGGATTCCATCGAAGGTTCTGTTCCGATGCCGGTCAACATGCCTCCGATGTGCGGATTCTATGATCGCTGCAAGGACAGGATTGAAGGTGTATGTAATCAACAAGCTGTACCGAAAACCGCGATTTCCGACCAGCATATGGTCAGATGTTTCTTGTACGCGGACCAGAGAGAAGGAGAAGCATAA
- a CDS encoding oligopeptide/dipeptide ABC transporter ATP-binding protein, with the protein MTKPILEVLKLNKSFQVKSKKALFKKPKPIHILNEISFELLEGETLSIVGESGCGKTTLGRCIVRGVDASSGSVVYHAEDGKEVNYLNLKGKEIKAYRKDIQMIFQDPYSSLSPRMSVFDIIAEPLIANFKLSRTEVETKVMEIAEKTGLNVSYLKRYPHAFSGGQRQRIAIARALITQPRLIVCDEAVSALDVSIQAQIINLLKDLQEQFKITYIFISHDLSIVQNISDRVAVMHLGRIVELATTESLFSNPQHPYTEALMSAVPQPNPDYKKERIILEGEVPNPANPPSGCHFHPRCSYKTDKCIQHVPELREVGYNHFAACHYAEQLQLRGVPIETEDEVQSRTS; encoded by the coding sequence ATGACCAAACCCATTCTTGAAGTCCTCAAACTAAACAAAAGCTTTCAAGTCAAATCCAAAAAAGCCCTGTTCAAAAAGCCAAAACCCATTCATATTCTAAACGAAATTTCATTTGAACTCCTTGAAGGGGAGACGCTCAGTATTGTCGGGGAATCCGGGTGTGGAAAAACGACGCTCGGACGCTGTATCGTTAGAGGTGTGGATGCTTCTTCAGGCAGTGTAGTCTATCATGCGGAAGATGGAAAAGAAGTGAATTACCTAAACTTGAAGGGCAAAGAGATCAAAGCATATCGCAAGGATATCCAGATGATTTTTCAGGACCCGTATTCCTCACTCAGCCCCCGGATGAGCGTATTCGATATTATCGCCGAGCCGCTGATTGCGAACTTTAAGCTGAGCAGGACTGAAGTGGAGACGAAGGTGATGGAAATTGCCGAGAAAACAGGTCTGAATGTGAGTTATCTGAAACGTTACCCACATGCATTTTCGGGAGGACAGCGGCAGCGGATAGCCATTGCGCGTGCGCTGATTACACAACCCAGACTGATTGTCTGTGATGAAGCGGTCTCCGCGCTGGATGTATCGATTCAGGCTCAGATTATCAATCTGCTCAAAGATTTGCAGGAGCAATTCAAGATCACATATATCTTCATCTCGCATGATCTTTCCATCGTACAGAACATTTCCGACCGAGTGGCGGTTATGCATCTGGGCAGAATTGTGGAACTGGCGACAACGGAATCATTGTTCTCGAATCCTCAGCATCCCTATACGGAGGCGCTAATGTCAGCTGTGCCCCAACCGAATCCGGATTATAAAAAAGAACGAATTATACTGGAGGGGGAAGTACCGAATCCGGCCAATCCGCCAAGTGGCTGTCATTTTCATCCCAGATGCTCGTATAAGACGGATAAATGCATCCAGCACGTTCCTGAACTCCGTGAAGTAGGATATAATCATTTTGCTGCCTGTCATTATGCAGAGCAGCTTCAGCTTCGCGGCGTTCCGATCGAGACTGAGGATGAAGTGCAGTCCAGGACATCCTAA
- a CDS encoding LacI family DNA-binding transcriptional regulator: MAKIDDVARLAGVSKGTVSNVFSQKRPTSKKVTEKVLQISKELNYVPNHIARSLVTKKTMAIGLTIPHGKFFFSVFHNQFINGVILEASNYGYRVLLDMIAAEEVKTPSLASYPIDGAIVLGPTEEDDRINLLYQHDIPFVTIGKIINKGLQGVSTVNNDNKQVMRDICDYLLGLGHRNIMFLNAGEQMTVSIERSEEFVRVLQEHGVMIQPGMIHYKPGIHSDKYIKYGYDETLHNVKNPMGRVTAIIADDDRTAFSALNAINDAGLRVPEDISLFVICGDQSMMHQVRPSLTGMDLQPSELGVQSVRLLMHKLGILEGSYENNRIVLSKIIERNSCASIKN; the protein is encoded by the coding sequence ATGGCAAAGATTGATGATGTAGCCCGTCTGGCGGGTGTATCCAAGGGAACGGTATCTAACGTATTCAGCCAGAAAAGGCCGACGAGCAAAAAGGTAACCGAGAAAGTGCTGCAAATTTCGAAGGAATTGAATTACGTGCCGAATCATATTGCTAGAAGCTTGGTCACCAAGAAAACAATGGCGATCGGGCTTACGATTCCGCACGGAAAATTCTTTTTCAGCGTGTTCCATAATCAGTTTATCAATGGTGTTATTCTGGAAGCTTCCAATTACGGATATCGGGTGCTTCTGGACATGATTGCTGCCGAAGAGGTGAAGACACCTTCACTTGCGAGCTATCCTATTGACGGTGCCATTGTGCTGGGACCTACAGAAGAGGATGACCGGATCAATCTGCTGTATCAGCATGACATTCCGTTTGTCACGATTGGTAAAATCATTAACAAGGGACTTCAGGGTGTATCTACCGTCAACAATGATAATAAACAGGTCATGCGCGATATTTGCGATTATTTGCTTGGACTGGGTCATCGGAACATCATGTTCCTGAACGCCGGGGAGCAGATGACTGTTTCCATTGAACGGTCGGAAGAGTTCGTCCGTGTGCTGCAGGAGCATGGTGTGATGATCCAGCCTGGAATGATTCATTATAAACCGGGTATTCATTCAGACAAGTATATTAAATATGGCTATGACGAGACCCTTCACAATGTGAAGAATCCCATGGGAAGGGTTACGGCTATTATTGCAGACGACGACCGTACTGCATTTAGCGCCCTTAATGCCATCAACGACGCAGGTCTTCGTGTGCCGGAAGATATCTCATTATTTGTAATCTGTGGTGATCAGTCCATGATGCATCAGGTAAGGCCTTCTTTGACGGGAATGGATCTGCAACCATCTGAGCTGGGTGTTCAGTCGGTAAGGCTGCTTATGCATAAGCTCGGTATTCTGGAGGGATCGTACGAGAATAACAGGATCGTGCTTAGCAAAATAATAGAAAGAAACTCTTGTGCCTCGATCAAGAATTAG
- a CDS encoding MgtC/SapB family protein, whose protein sequence is MITFTSWVGNSVPFEYYVRILISAVLGLLIGFDRTHKNKPAGVKTYTFVTVASALITIVSIESVEVYGQLHNRTMMDPMRLAAQIVSGLGFLGAGLIMKAGFEVKGLTSAAMILFAGGVGIGTGAGFYGIVTFSMAVAFFFIRVGGWIEKWEHKKLVAKEEKKDLSA, encoded by the coding sequence ATGATAACGTTTACATCCTGGGTGGGCAACTCTGTACCTTTTGAGTATTATGTTCGAATTCTAATCAGTGCTGTGCTCGGGCTGTTAATCGGATTTGATCGGACCCATAAGAACAAACCGGCAGGCGTAAAGACGTATACATTTGTCACGGTCGCTTCTGCACTCATTACAATCGTATCCATTGAGAGTGTTGAAGTGTACGGACAACTGCACAACCGAACGATGATGGACCCGATGCGTCTGGCGGCTCAGATTGTTTCGGGCCTTGGTTTTCTCGGAGCAGGACTCATTATGAAGGCCGGATTTGAAGTGAAAGGTTTGACATCGGCAGCAATGATCCTATTTGCAGGTGGAGTCGGTATTGGTACGGGCGCTGGTTTCTACGGAATTGTGACCTTTTCGATGGCGGTGGCTTTCTTTTTCATCCGGGTTGGGGGTTGGATTGAGAAGTGGGAGCACAAGAAGCTGGTGGCAAAGGAAGAAAAGAAGGACTTGAGTGCTTAA
- a CDS encoding DUF6366 family protein has product MDFREETPEEKRERLRQEELKGNPMGTFGDGINRAQFGSFADLVGGLGWKGTGILIILLVIGYVIYKLVF; this is encoded by the coding sequence ATGGATTTTCGAGAAGAAACACCTGAAGAAAAAAGAGAACGTTTGAGACAAGAAGAATTAAAGGGAAACCCCATGGGTACGTTTGGTGATGGGATAAATCGTGCTCAATTTGGAAGCTTCGCAGATTTAGTTGGCGGTTTGGGATGGAAAGGAACTGGAATCCTCATTATATTATTGGTAATAGGGTATGTAATTTATAAATTAGTGTTTTAA
- a CDS encoding GyrI-like domain-containing protein, whose protein sequence is MNVKDNLIEQQSLTFVGIKRTFSCVDGENLREIPKMWQEALADGIEDRLNEFNNGAVSGLVGICIDQRELHSDQMEYWIATSHSGEVPEGLFSIEIPASHWMVFEADELAPEAIQQLWKYIMSEWFGATPYKHAGIPELEVYPGQGLPPQVWIPVKPLS, encoded by the coding sequence ATGAATGTGAAAGATAACTTGATTGAACAGCAGTCCCTAACTTTCGTAGGCATTAAAAGAACATTCTCTTGTGTGGATGGCGAGAATTTGAGAGAGATTCCAAAGATGTGGCAGGAAGCTTTGGCGGACGGAATAGAAGATCGTTTAAACGAGTTTAATAACGGGGCCGTCTCCGGTTTGGTCGGCATTTGTATAGATCAAAGGGAATTACATAGCGATCAAATGGAATACTGGATCGCAACCTCACACTCCGGGGAAGTACCTGAGGGTTTGTTCTCAATAGAGATTCCCGCGTCCCACTGGATGGTGTTTGAAGCCGATGAGTTGGCGCCAGAAGCGATACAGCAGTTGTGGAAGTATATTATGAGCGAATGGTTCGGAGCCACCCCTTACAAGCACGCAGGAATTCCGGAACTTGAGGTATACCCTGGTCAGGGTCTTCCTCCTCAAGTATGGATCCCTGTTAAACCGTTATCGTGA